A genome region from Lucilia cuprina isolate Lc7/37 chromosome 3, ASM2204524v1, whole genome shotgun sequence includes the following:
- the LOC111684755 gene encoding sodium channel protein Nach, translating to MSKKSLKIREIFDTLIIFRRSLIFQTKEFFQNSTLHGVRYIAETGRPVGEKFMWFCFTSIGAVTALVIIMSLWEKFQTNPTITGLDTDFHNQNVVFPTTVVCPEIAFDHEKAYTVAYKNIANYDETSAGYMVPFLELLPTLSFETLNEASLIASSVEMNNIHEKTLRHWAYMTFIKCEDVLIECKYRDEPIKCCSHFEPVYTEHGFCFAFNSRFRSLEDADQKTGAPHDLYETDKKWALFFVPNSTVKIFIFSNEEYFGQDFNPQIEWSENQVVEVRISKKNTYTTDDARQLSIGQRKCIFHDEIKLKYFPEEYTFSSCMKECRMKKAIKLCKCNPPFYKPIPNVPMCGINDLDCLSLYKNNITNIKDCLQCELSCSKTVFNIEKLIKNIERPEAPGVLVEFLTWPIIRYKREVLFGWVDLLVSFGGIASLFLGFSLLSGVEIIYYFTLRACCMVYKNRQQLYEIEERIKNEPPPPINMTLKLQSYALSRPTVVEEKAPIANDTKNLVTSRFSDNPPEYNELGGRRRKAEKDYTNYTKSLYKTPKVLPSYEDSLNPKWQYGQYLP from the exons AtgtccaaaaaaagtttaaaaattcgtGAAATATTCGATACCCTCATCATTTTTCGACGCAGTTTGATATTTCAAACTAAAGAATTCTTTCAAAATTCTACTTTGCATGGTGTGCGTTATATAGCCGAGACTGGGCGGCCAGTGGGTGAGAA GTTTATGTGGTTTTGTTTTACCTCTATTGGAGCTGTCACTGCCTTGGTGATTATTATGAGTTTATGGGAAAAATTTCAAACGAATCCTACCATTACGG GTTTGGACACCGATTTCCATAACCAAAATGTAGTCTTTCCCACTACCGTAGTTTGTCCGGAAATTGCTTTCGATCACGAGAAGGCCTATACCGTGGCTTATAAAAATATAGC taactATGATGAAACATCTGCTGGATATATGGTGCCATTTTTGGAACTTTTACCCACTCTTTCCTTTGAGACATTGAATGAAGCCTCCTTAATAGCCAGTTCAGTGGAAATGAATAATATTCATGAGAAAACGTTGCGTCATTGGGCCTATATG ACCTTTATCAAGTGCGAAGATGTTTTAATCGAATGCAAATATCGTGATGAACCCATTAAATGTTGCAGCCATTTTGAACCGGTCTATACTGAACAcggtttttgttttgcttttaacaGTCGCTTCAGATCCCTAGAAGATGCAGA TCAAAAAACTGGAGCTCCTCATGATTTGTATGAAACCGATAAAAAATGGGCATTATTTTTTGTGCCCAATAGCACGGTTAAG attttcatcTTTTCAAATGAAGAGTATTTTGGTCAAGATTTTAATCCACAAATCGAGTGGTCTGAAAATCAGGTAGTGGAAGTTCGTATTTCGAAAAAGAATACATATACAACCGATGATGCTCGCCAGCTGTCGATTGG cCAACGCAAGTGCATTTTCCATGatgaaatcaaattaaaatacttTCCGGAGGAATATACCTTTTCATCGTGCATGAAGGAATGTCGTATGAAAAAGGCCATTAAACTTTGTAAATGTAATCCTCCTTTCTACAAACCGATAC CAAATGTACCTATGTGTGGCATAAACGATTTGGATTGCTTGagtctatataaaaataatataaccaATATAAAAGATTGTCTGCAATGTGAATTGAGTTGTTCGAAGACCGTTTTCAATAtagagaaattaattaaaaa TATTGAACGTCCCGAGGCACCCGGTGTTCTGGTGGAATTTCTTACTTGGCCCATTATACGCTATAAACGTGAAGTTCTGTTTGGATGGGTTGATCTATTGGTGTCTTTTGGTGGAATCGCAAGTTTATTCTTAGGTTTCTCTTTATTATCGGGAGTCgaaattatttactattttactTTGAGAGCCTGTTGTATGGTATATAAAAATCGG caACAATTATATGAAATCGAAGAGCGAATTAAAAACGAACCTCCACCACCCATTAATATGACTTTAAAGTTACAAAGTTATGCCTTGTCCAGACCAACAGTAGTCGAGGAAAAAGCACCTATAGCTAATGATACCAAAAATTTAGTAACAAGTCGTTTTAGTGATAATCCTCCGGAATATAATGAGCTTGGTGGAAGGAGACGTAAAGCTGAAAAGGACTATACAAACTATACGAAATCTTTGTATAAAACTCCTAAAGTTTTGCCCAGTTATGAGGACAGTCTTAATCCGAAGTGGCAGTACGGTCAATATTTACCataa